The Austwickia sp. genome includes a region encoding these proteins:
- a CDS encoding IS3 family transposase, with amino-acid sequence MSVARFIADQRTNYRVPHTFTCALLGVSLAWFYKWVGRANGPAASSGLHTDRDRRRDTIDRAVAVMFRKRRGLHGSPRLHADLVVDGWTVSEKTVADSMRRQGLVARKMKRRNGLTRQDKAAPKFPDLLRRDFTAERPNARWVGDITEIPTTGGKLYLATVIDLYSRRLLGAATGIHPDADLACAAITMAVAARGGIDAVNGPNWRENESQRVIFHTDRGSTYTANSFTGLCRRLGIRQSMGRVGSCFDNAAAEAFFSSLEWEVLCRNEFTTTQAAQAVLLDWCYGFYNHERRHSSAGMMSPIAYETTAATAREAA; translated from the coding sequence GTGAGCGTGGCACGCTTCATCGCTGACCAGAGGACCAACTACCGGGTGCCACACACGTTCACCTGCGCCCTGCTCGGGGTGAGCCTGGCGTGGTTCTACAAGTGGGTGGGCCGCGCGAACGGCCCGGCCGCGAGCTCAGGTCTGCACACCGATCGGGACCGGCGCCGGGACACGATCGACCGGGCCGTGGCGGTGATGTTCCGGAAGCGTCGTGGGCTGCACGGTTCTCCGCGGTTACACGCCGATCTGGTCGTGGACGGGTGGACGGTGAGTGAGAAGACGGTCGCTGACTCGATGCGCCGGCAGGGCCTGGTCGCGCGAAAGATGAAGCGCCGCAACGGATTAACCCGGCAGGACAAGGCGGCACCGAAGTTCCCGGACCTGCTGCGCCGGGATTTCACCGCTGAGCGTCCCAACGCCCGCTGGGTTGGGGATATCACTGAGATCCCGACCACGGGCGGGAAGCTGTACCTGGCCACGGTGATCGACTTGTACTCGCGGCGGCTGCTCGGTGCCGCGACTGGGATCCACCCGGACGCCGACCTGGCGTGCGCGGCGATCACGATGGCCGTCGCGGCCCGCGGCGGCATCGACGCGGTCAACGGCCCGAACTGGCGGGAAAACGAGTCGCAGCGGGTCATTTTCCACACCGACCGGGGCTCGACCTACACGGCGAACTCCTTCACCGGGCTGTGCCGCCGGCTCGGGATCCGTCAATCCATGGGACGCGTCGGATCGTGTTTCGACAATGCAGCCGCGGAGGCGTTCTTCTCCTCCCTGGAGTGGGAAGTCCTCTGCCGGAACGAGTTCACCACTACCCAGGCGGCCCAGGCCGTCCTGCTCGATTGGTGCTACGGGTTCTACAACCACGAGCGCCGACACAGCTCAGCAGGCATGATGAGCCCCATCGCCTACGAAACCACTGCGGCCACCGCCCGGGAAGCCGCATAG
- a CDS encoding IS3 family transposase yields the protein MIDCYSRAIVGWAMAEHYRTTLITAAIEMAARNITLPDGAVFHSDRGSNYTSEEYRLVLDRLGLKRSVGRTGICYDNALAESTNGALKVELVNRRHYATRDEAARAIAAYIEVFYNRRRHHSRLGYQTPWEVLNGFQHPSQAA from the coding sequence GTGATCGACTGCTATTCGCGGGCGATCGTGGGGTGGGCCATGGCCGAACACTACCGCACCACACTAATCACCGCCGCGATCGAGATGGCCGCCCGTAACATCACCCTTCCGGATGGTGCCGTATTCCACAGCGACCGCGGCAGCAACTACACCTCCGAAGAATACCGCCTCGTCCTCGACCGGTTGGGCCTGAAGCGTTCTGTAGGTCGAACCGGTATCTGCTACGATAACGCCTTAGCCGAATCAACCAACGGCGCATTGAAAGTCGAACTAGTTAACCGTCGTCATTACGCGACGCGTGACGAGGCGGCGCGGGCCATCGCGGCTTACATCGAAGTGTTCTATAATCGGCGCAGGCATCATTCCCGTCTCGGGTATCAAACACCCTGGGAAGTCCTAAACGGTTTCCAACATCCCAGTCAGGCTGCCTGA
- a CDS encoding transposase has protein sequence MPERRKKYDREFREGAVRIVEETKKPIAQVARDLGVNEDTLGNWVTRSRAAREGTSSLSTGDYDELKRLRAEVAELRMERDVLKRSVVLWVKEATK, from the coding sequence ATGCCAGAGAGACGAAAGAAGTACGACCGGGAGTTCCGTGAGGGAGCGGTCCGGATCGTCGAAGAGACCAAGAAGCCGATCGCGCAGGTCGCGCGCGATCTCGGGGTGAACGAGGACACGTTGGGGAACTGGGTGACCAGGTCACGCGCCGCGCGAGAGGGGACATCGAGCTTGTCCACGGGCGATTACGACGAGTTGAAGCGCCTGCGCGCTGAGGTCGCCGAGTTGCGGATGGAGCGTGATGTCCTCAAGCGATCCGTGGTCCTGTGGGTGAAGGAGGCGACGAAGTGA
- a CDS encoding alanine--glyoxylate aminotransferase family protein, translated as MTALRTDVDPDGLLEFSVVYTDRALNHMSQRFIGVMQEIIAILKEAYGAHTVGIVPGSGTTGMEAVARQFARGKRCLVVRNGFFSFRWSQILEMGGLAAEVTVCQARQAGEGATAPFAPAPIEEVVAAIRSKRPELVFAPHVETASGILLPPEYIRALADATHEVGGLFVLDCIASGTVWADMRELGIDIIVGAPQKGWSGSPCGAFVMLSEAARTALDSTTSDSFAMDLRKWVPIAEGYVEGKHAYHATMPTDALARNAAVMREAREVGFDVLDKAQRELGARVRDLLAERGFSSVAAPGYEAPGVVVCYTDDPELKTGAAFAKVGVQAAAGVPLQCGEPEGFSTFRLGLFGLDKWADVDACVARLAAALDEMGYPAASSS; from the coding sequence ATGACTGCCCTACGCACCGATGTCGACCCGGATGGCCTGCTGGAGTTTTCGGTGGTCTACACCGACCGAGCGCTCAACCACATGTCGCAGCGGTTCATCGGCGTGATGCAGGAGATCATCGCGATCCTGAAGGAGGCGTACGGCGCTCACACGGTCGGCATCGTGCCCGGCAGCGGTACGACCGGCATGGAGGCGGTGGCCCGTCAATTCGCCCGCGGCAAGCGGTGCCTCGTCGTGCGGAACGGCTTCTTCTCGTTCCGGTGGTCGCAGATCCTGGAGATGGGCGGGCTCGCCGCCGAGGTGACCGTGTGCCAGGCGCGACAGGCGGGCGAGGGAGCCACGGCGCCATTCGCGCCCGCGCCGATCGAGGAGGTCGTGGCGGCGATCCGGTCGAAGCGGCCGGAGCTGGTCTTCGCCCCGCACGTCGAAACCGCGTCGGGAATCCTGTTGCCGCCGGAGTACATTCGCGCGCTCGCGGACGCCACGCACGAGGTCGGCGGCCTCTTCGTCCTCGACTGCATCGCGTCCGGCACGGTGTGGGCGGACATGCGCGAGCTGGGGATCGACATCATCGTGGGGGCCCCGCAGAAGGGCTGGAGCGGGTCGCCGTGCGGCGCGTTTGTGATGCTCAGCGAGGCGGCGCGGACGGCGCTCGACTCGACGACCAGCGACAGCTTCGCGATGGACCTGCGCAAGTGGGTGCCGATCGCGGAGGGGTACGTCGAGGGCAAGCACGCCTATCACGCGACGATGCCGACCGACGCCCTGGCCCGCAACGCCGCGGTGATGCGGGAGGCCCGCGAGGTCGGCTTCGACGTGCTGGACAAGGCGCAGCGGGAGCTGGGCGCCCGGGTGCGGGATCTGCTCGCCGAGCGTGGCTTCTCGTCGGTGGCGGCGCCTGGGTACGAGGCCCCCGGGGTGGTGGTGTGTTACACCGACGACCCGGAGCTGAAGACCGGGGCGGCCTTCGCCAAGGTCGGCGTCCAGGCGGCGGCCGGCGTACCGCTCCAGTGCGGGGAACCGGAGGGCTTCTCGACGTTCCGGCTCGGCCTGTTCGGGCTGGACAAGTGGGCCGACGTCGACGCCTGCGTCGCTCGCTTGGCGGCGGCGCTGGACGAGATGGGCTACCCCGCGGCGTCGTCTTCCTGA
- a CDS encoding threonine/serine exporter family protein: protein MGHREGLLESAYQQWPDQIAPPRTVSKDGEARSDGVPLAASRDDKTKARASASATRRGAKLRARGLSATALRSRLLHAVEGAPPTWGMRLSSVADGVAEARARAVIDLAMRIAEALLTTGSSAADVTATVLQLTDAYELKSVHVDVTYTSITVSHHRGADEDPVTIMRVVSGRATDSTGCSASRRSSGRLPRIPLRSIRPAPGSRRSWNARTPTGVGSSPRPTPAWPPPSQRCSTEPRSRSSSRW from the coding sequence GTGGGCCACCGGGAAGGGTTGCTGGAGTCGGCGTACCAGCAGTGGCCCGACCAGATCGCACCCCCGCGCACGGTGTCCAAGGACGGAGAGGCGCGGTCGGACGGCGTACCGCTCGCCGCGTCCCGGGACGACAAGACCAAGGCGAGGGCTTCCGCGTCGGCGACCAGGCGCGGCGCGAAACTCCGCGCCCGCGGTCTCAGCGCCACGGCGCTCCGGTCGCGACTGTTGCACGCGGTCGAGGGCGCGCCGCCCACGTGGGGCATGCGGCTCAGCTCCGTGGCGGATGGCGTAGCCGAGGCGCGGGCCCGGGCGGTCATCGACCTCGCGATGCGGATCGCCGAGGCTCTCCTCACGACCGGGTCGTCGGCGGCGGACGTGACCGCGACGGTACTGCAGCTCACGGACGCGTATGAGCTGAAGTCGGTGCACGTGGACGTCACGTACACCTCCATCACGGTCTCGCATCACCGCGGCGCCGACGAGGACCCGGTGACGATCATGCGGGTGGTGTCGGGTCGCGCGACGGATTCGACCGGCTGCAGCGCATCCAGGCGCTCGTCCGGGAGGTTGCCGAGGATCCCGTTGCGGTCGATCAGGCCCGCGCCCGGTTCACGGAGATCATGGAACGCCCGCACCCCTACCGGCGTGGGCTCGTCTCCGCGGCCAACGCCGGCCTGGCCGCCGCCATCGCAGCGCTGCTCAACGGAACCCCGCTCGCGATCCTCATCACGCTGGTGA
- a CDS encoding SigE family RNA polymerase sigma factor: MAEPAGFREFVQARTRALLRTAYLLTGDEVLAQDLLQEALARTWPRWDQIGDGAQEAYVRTVMLHLQGAWWRRRWRGEVPTQTLPERRRGSDPLAGSGGASSGDDAGPGGASGVPDGGLDVELARALLTLPVGQRQVVVLRYAEDRSVQDCARLLGCSDGTVKSQASKGLAALRRILGAGAGADAGAGPGADPSTGDGVGEGVRRASRGSTGEVSA; this comes from the coding sequence ATGGCGGAGCCGGCGGGCTTCCGGGAGTTCGTGCAGGCGCGCACGCGCGCGCTGCTGCGCACGGCCTACCTGCTTACCGGTGACGAGGTCCTGGCACAGGACCTGTTGCAGGAGGCGCTGGCCCGGACCTGGCCGCGCTGGGATCAGATCGGCGACGGGGCGCAGGAGGCCTACGTGCGGACGGTGATGTTGCATCTTCAGGGCGCCTGGTGGCGGCGCCGGTGGCGCGGCGAGGTGCCCACCCAGACACTGCCGGAACGGCGGCGCGGCTCCGACCCGCTGGCCGGTTCCGGCGGTGCCAGCTCTGGGGATGACGCCGGACCCGGCGGAGCCAGTGGCGTCCCCGACGGTGGTCTCGACGTGGAGCTGGCGAGGGCGTTGTTGACGCTGCCGGTGGGGCAGCGGCAGGTGGTGGTCTTGCGGTACGCCGAGGACCGGTCGGTGCAGGACTGTGCCCGGCTGCTCGGCTGTTCCGACGGCACGGTGAAGAGCCAGGCCAGCAAGGGCCTCGCTGCCCTGCGCCGGATTCTCGGCGCAGGCGCAGGCGCAGACGCAGGCGCAGGCCCGGGTGCTGACCCCAGCACGGGTGATGGCGTGGGCGAGGGCGTTCGACGCGCGTCCCGGGGATCGACGGGGGAGGTGAGCGCGTGA
- a CDS encoding transposase, translating to MVRLYLEVEGRKTVSQVARENGLGTETLRSWVKRHKDEHPAEEPPLSVSERARLAELEREVRELRLEREFLGKAAAFFAKEFR from the coding sequence ATGGTCCGGCTGTACTTAGAAGTCGAAGGACGGAAGACCGTTTCGCAGGTGGCCCGTGAGAACGGCCTCGGCACCGAGACGCTGCGGTCCTGGGTCAAGCGTCATAAGGACGAGCACCCCGCCGAAGAGCCCCCACTATCGGTGTCCGAACGCGCCCGGCTAGCGGAACTCGAACGCGAGGTTCGCGAGCTTCGGCTGGAGCGGGAATTCTTGGGAAAAGCGGCGGCCTTCTTCGCCAAGGAGTTCCGGTGA
- a CDS encoding IS1380 family transposase, with protein sequence MSKRSGPYPHVRVDTAAVPAVAHAGGVLLARTATTTGLAASLSAALGPWRKRLARHDPAKVLVDLAIALALGGDACRDVALLRAEPGLYGLVASDATISRTIATLAADVGVVEQAVAAARTAARAVAWKLAGAHAPTHQVSAAAPLVIDLDATLITAHSDKEAAAATFKKTFGFHPLCAFLDHGPEGTGESLAMLLRPGNAGSNTATDHVAVTKNALAAVPGINPSRPGKKVLVRTDGAGGSREFLGFLARRGLSYSIGYTLPAATPDLYALVPATAWQDAYDADGALREGAAVVEFTDLLASKNLLKGYPPGMRVIVRRERPHPGAQLRFTDVQGYRLTAFVTNTTRGQLADLELRHRRRARCEDRIRIAKDCGLTNLPLQGFDQNRIWLLVVQIAGDLLTWLGLLAYPDHQARRWEPKTLRLRLFTIAATLARSARARLLHIKTTAPWAALFTAGWDRLTGLAPP encoded by the coding sequence GTGAGTAAGCGTAGCGGTCCCTATCCCCATGTCCGAGTTGACACGGCGGCGGTGCCCGCGGTGGCCCATGCCGGTGGGGTGCTCTTGGCCCGGACGGCGACCACCACGGGCTTGGCGGCCTCGTTGAGCGCCGCGTTGGGGCCGTGGCGTAAGCGGCTGGCTCGCCATGACCCGGCCAAGGTGCTGGTGGATCTAGCGATCGCCCTGGCGTTGGGCGGTGACGCCTGTCGGGATGTCGCGTTGCTGCGTGCCGAACCGGGCCTGTATGGGCTGGTCGCCTCCGATGCCACGATCTCCCGAACGATCGCCACGTTGGCTGCTGACGTCGGTGTCGTGGAGCAGGCGGTGGCGGCGGCCCGGACCGCAGCGCGAGCCGTGGCCTGGAAGCTGGCCGGTGCCCACGCCCCCACTCACCAGGTGTCAGCGGCTGCTCCGCTGGTGATCGACCTGGACGCCACGCTGATCACGGCCCACTCGGACAAAGAGGCCGCCGCGGCGACGTTTAAGAAGACCTTCGGATTCCACCCCTTGTGTGCCTTCCTCGACCACGGCCCCGAGGGCACCGGCGAATCCCTGGCGATGCTGCTGCGGCCCGGGAACGCCGGCTCGAACACCGCGACCGACCACGTCGCGGTGACCAAGAACGCGCTGGCCGCGGTGCCCGGGATCAACCCGTCCCGGCCGGGCAAGAAGGTCCTGGTCCGCACCGATGGCGCTGGCGGCAGCCGCGAGTTCTTGGGCTTCCTGGCCCGCCGGGGCCTGTCCTACTCGATCGGGTACACCCTGCCCGCGGCCACCCCGGACCTGTACGCCCTCGTGCCCGCGACCGCGTGGCAGGACGCCTACGACGCAGACGGCGCCCTGCGCGAGGGTGCGGCCGTCGTGGAGTTCACCGACCTGCTCGCCAGCAAGAATCTCCTGAAGGGGTACCCGCCCGGGATGCGGGTGATCGTCCGTCGCGAGCGTCCCCACCCCGGCGCGCAGCTGCGGTTCACCGACGTGCAGGGCTACCGGTTGACCGCGTTCGTCACGAACACCACCCGCGGGCAGCTCGCCGACCTGGAACTACGCCACCGCCGCCGGGCCCGCTGCGAAGACCGGATCCGCATCGCCAAGGACTGCGGCCTGACTAACCTGCCGTTGCAGGGGTTCGACCAAAACCGGATCTGGCTGCTGGTCGTGCAGATCGCTGGCGACCTGCTCACCTGGCTGGGTCTGCTCGCCTACCCCGACCACCAGGCCCGCCGGTGGGAACCCAAAACCCTCCGGCTACGGCTCTTCACGATCGCAGCGACCCTGGCCCGCAGCGCCCGAGCGCGACTCCTGCACATCAAGACCACCGCGCCCTGGGCCGCGCTATTCACCGCGGGCTGGGACCGCCTCACCGGCCTCGCGCCGCCCTGA
- a CDS encoding IS3 family transposase has product MSAKYACIAAEKATRNPDGTARYRVRQMCRWLEVSASGFYEWSSRAESATATRRTRLAAMIEYVFAEFEGRYGYRRIHAVLSRRGYPCHPETVRAVMGQLGLVACQPRTSRRCTTRQAAQVADIPDLVGRDFSADSPGAKLVGDITYVPTGQGWLYVALARRFHG; this is encoded by the coding sequence GTGAGCGCGAAGTACGCGTGCATCGCGGCGGAGAAGGCGACTCGCAATCCAGATGGCACGGCGCGGTATCGGGTGCGGCAGATGTGCCGATGGCTCGAGGTGTCCGCGTCGGGATTCTATGAATGGTCCTCACGGGCGGAATCGGCGACCGCGACGCGGCGAACTCGACTGGCGGCCATGATCGAGTACGTGTTTGCGGAGTTTGAGGGTCGCTACGGGTACCGGCGTATCCACGCAGTGCTCTCACGCCGTGGCTACCCCTGCCACCCCGAGACCGTGCGTGCCGTGATGGGCCAGCTGGGGCTCGTTGCCTGCCAGCCTCGGACCTCGCGGCGGTGCACAACCCGCCAGGCCGCGCAGGTGGCGGACATCCCCGATCTGGTCGGCCGTGACTTCAGTGCCGATTCCCCGGGTGCCAAACTGGTTGGAGACATCACTTACGTCCCGACCGGCCAAGGCTGGTTGTATGTGGCGTTAGCCCGGAGATTTCATGGTTAG
- a CDS encoding VOC family protein — MSSAPIGTIHHVELWVPDIDRAAAQWGWLLTELGYQPFQEWTGGCSWRLADTYIVIEQSPDMLAEPHDRKRPGLNHLAFHAGDQAQVDALTAAAAENGWALMFADKHPHAGGPQTYAAYLSNTDGHEVELTASNPVKLTHPQVLTIPPTPRSRCGPPDRPIDP; from the coding sequence GTGAGCTCGGCACCGATCGGGACCATCCACCACGTCGAGCTATGGGTCCCCGACATCGACCGCGCCGCCGCGCAGTGGGGATGGCTGCTCACCGAGCTGGGCTACCAGCCGTTTCAGGAATGGACCGGTGGATGCAGTTGGCGCCTGGCGGACACCTACATCGTGATCGAACAGTCGCCCGACATGCTCGCCGAACCTCACGACAGGAAACGCCCCGGGCTCAACCACCTAGCCTTCCACGCCGGCGATCAGGCCCAGGTCGACGCCCTCACCGCCGCTGCCGCCGAGAACGGTTGGGCACTCATGTTCGCCGACAAACACCCCCACGCCGGCGGCCCGCAGACCTACGCCGCCTACCTATCGAACACCGACGGCCACGAAGTCGAGCTCACCGCGAGCAACCCCGTAAAACTCACCCATCCACAGGTCTTGACGATTCCTCCGACGCCGCGCTCGCGCTGTGGCCCGCCCGACAGACCCATTGACCCGTAA
- a CDS encoding aminopeptidase P family protein, whose translation MSEKQTKAEHRGIPVTDEFRAYIATGWADPDETLPLRAEVAAYAADRRRRLSEHFPGERLVIPAGGLKVRSNDCDYAFRPHSAFAHLTGLGADREPDAVLVLDPAEQGGHDAILYLRPTSGRDTDEFFADARYGEFWVGRRPGLASVSAELGLETRDLAQFENEVGKDVGLIQLRVVREADAMVAAQVDAARATVTQDAAVTQDAAVTQKAAAAQVDAAAQQATHSQSQESAQDEGQEESEAQDEYAADVELSRYLSTMRLAKDAWEVDQMRAACAATATAFEAVVAELPEAIRRGRGERWIEGTFNRTARHEGNGVGYESICAAADHANTLHWIRNTGDVHDGDLVLLDAGIEMDSLFTADITRTLPANGRFTEAQRRVYDAVYAAQEAGIAAIRPGIQFKDVHAAAIRVIAQTLYDWGMLPDGVTVDDALDKDKGQWHRRWMVHGTSHHLGLDVHDCALALREDYMDGELRPGMILTVEPGLYFKSEDLLVPEELRGIGVRIEDDVLVTQDGCEVLSHHLPRTSSAVEEWMAGLLP comes from the coding sequence GTGAGCGAGAAGCAGACCAAGGCCGAGCATCGGGGGATTCCCGTCACCGACGAGTTCCGGGCGTACATCGCCACGGGATGGGCCGACCCCGACGAGACGCTCCCCCTGCGCGCCGAAGTCGCCGCCTACGCCGCGGACCGGCGCCGCCGCCTCTCCGAGCACTTCCCCGGCGAGCGCCTCGTCATCCCCGCGGGCGGACTGAAGGTCCGCAGCAACGACTGCGACTACGCGTTCCGCCCGCACAGCGCGTTCGCGCACCTCACCGGCCTCGGCGCGGACCGCGAGCCGGACGCCGTACTCGTCCTGGACCCCGCCGAGCAGGGCGGCCACGACGCGATCCTCTACCTGCGTCCCACCTCGGGCCGGGACACGGACGAGTTCTTCGCCGACGCGCGGTACGGCGAGTTCTGGGTCGGACGCCGCCCCGGGCTCGCCTCGGTGAGTGCCGAGCTGGGCCTGGAGACCCGGGACCTGGCCCAGTTCGAGAACGAGGTGGGCAAGGACGTCGGTCTGATCCAGCTGCGGGTGGTCCGCGAGGCCGACGCGATGGTGGCCGCCCAGGTCGACGCCGCCCGCGCCACCGTCACCCAGGACGCCGCGGTCACCCAGGACGCAGCGGTCACCCAGAAAGCCGCGGCTGCCCAGGTCGACGCCGCCGCCCAGCAAGCCACCCACAGCCAGAGTCAAGAGTCCGCGCAGGACGAGGGCCAGGAGGAGAGCGAGGCGCAGGACGAGTACGCCGCAGACGTCGAGCTCAGCCGCTACCTGTCCACGATGCGCCTGGCCAAGGACGCCTGGGAGGTCGACCAGATGCGCGCGGCGTGCGCGGCGACCGCGACTGCGTTCGAGGCCGTCGTCGCGGAGCTCCCCGAGGCCATCCGACGCGGCCGTGGCGAGCGTTGGATCGAGGGCACGTTCAACCGCACGGCGCGCCACGAGGGGAACGGCGTGGGGTACGAATCCATCTGTGCCGCAGCGGACCACGCCAACACGCTGCACTGGATCCGAAACACCGGCGACGTCCACGACGGCGACCTCGTGCTGCTCGACGCCGGGATCGAGATGGACTCCCTCTTCACCGCGGACATCACCCGCACCCTGCCGGCGAACGGCCGATTCACCGAGGCCCAGCGCCGGGTCTACGACGCCGTGTACGCCGCCCAGGAGGCCGGCATCGCGGCCATCCGGCCGGGCATCCAGTTCAAGGACGTCCACGCCGCCGCGATTCGGGTCATCGCGCAGACCCTGTACGACTGGGGCATGCTCCCCGACGGCGTCACCGTCGACGACGCCCTGGACAAGGACAAGGGGCAGTGGCACCGCCGCTGGATGGTCCACGGCACCAGCCACCACCTGGGCCTCGACGTACACGACTGCGCCCTGGCGCTGCGCGAGGACTACATGGACGGCGAGCTGCGGCCCGGCATGATCCTGACGGTCGAGCCCGGCCTCTACTTCAAGTCCGAGGACCTCCTCGTCCCGGAGGAGCTGCGCGGCATCGGCGTACGGATCGAGGACGACGTCCTCGTGACGCAGGACGGCTGCGAGGTCCTCTCGCACCACCTACCCCGTACGTCGAGTGCCGTCGAGGAGTGGATGGCGGGCCTGCTCCCCTGA
- a CDS encoding threonine/serine exporter family protein — MERPHPYRRGLVSAANAGLAAAIAALLNGTPLAILITLVTAVAIDRALAWVAARRLAAFFAQIVGGAIPTAVAVALMYARDHDVPGLADISPSVVVTAGIVVLLAGLQLVGAAQDAIDGYYVTATGRGFEVLLMTLGIVVGILVVLGVGQRVGMPAYVPPSTAFVASPVVQMGLAALVSAAFALTTYAGPRTVLVALASGTLGWAAYLTASAAGLAAEAASACGAFAVGLGAQALGRVFRVPALAITTAGMITLLPGGMVYRGLYEYMARGSDAGLTTLMQAGTVGLALAAGVSLGTYVGRPVGESRASASQTHALSRALKRRARPSR; from the coding sequence ATGGAACGCCCGCACCCCTACCGGCGTGGGCTCGTCTCCGCGGCCAACGCCGGCCTGGCCGCCGCCATCGCAGCGCTGCTCAACGGAACCCCGCTCGCGATCCTCATCACGCTGGTGACCGCGGTGGCGATCGACCGGGCGCTGGCCTGGGTGGCGGCCCGGCGGCTCGCGGCGTTCTTCGCGCAGATCGTCGGTGGTGCCATCCCGACGGCCGTGGCGGTGGCGCTGATGTACGCGCGCGACCACGACGTGCCCGGCCTGGCCGACATCTCGCCGTCGGTGGTTGTCACGGCCGGGATCGTCGTCCTGCTGGCTGGGTTGCAGCTGGTCGGGGCCGCGCAGGACGCGATCGACGGGTACTACGTGACGGCGACCGGCCGCGGCTTCGAGGTGCTCCTCATGACGCTGGGCATCGTCGTGGGCATCCTCGTCGTCCTCGGGGTGGGTCAGCGGGTGGGGATGCCGGCGTATGTGCCTCCCTCGACCGCCTTCGTCGCCTCTCCCGTCGTGCAGATGGGGCTGGCCGCGCTCGTGTCCGCGGCGTTCGCGCTGACGACGTACGCCGGGCCGCGCACCGTCCTTGTGGCGCTGGCGTCCGGGACCCTGGGCTGGGCCGCCTATCTGACGGCCTCCGCCGCAGGTTTGGCGGCCGAAGCGGCCAGCGCCTGTGGGGCGTTCGCGGTCGGGCTCGGCGCGCAGGCCCTCGGCAGGGTGTTCCGGGTCCCCGCGCTCGCCATCACCACCGCCGGGATGATCACCCTGCTGCCGGGTGGGATGGTCTACCGGGGCCTGTACGAATACATGGCCCGCGGCTCCGACGCCGGCCTCACCACGCTGATGCAGGCCGGGACGGTGGGGTTGGCATTGGCAGCGGGGGTGAGCCTGGGCACGTACGTCGGACGGCCCGTCGGCGAATCCCGCGCCTCGGCGTCCCAGACGCATGCGCTCTCGCGGGCGCTCAAGCGGCGGGCCCGACCCTCGCGGTAG